In Streptomyces sclerotialus, the DNA window TGCGCCGGCTCGCCGAGCTGATCACTGGTGAGGGGGAGGACGCGGCGCCCGCTGAAGGAGGTGTTCCGGCGGAGCAACCGGAAGGGCTTCCCGACCGTCTTGCAGCGGGGAAGAAGCCGGCCGGCGGGCCTGTGGACGGGGTGCCTTCCCAGGACCGCGGAGGCCGGGCCGGCGGAACGGAATCGTGCGTACCTGGTGTGACGGAAACGGCCGCACGTACGCAGAAGGACATGTGATGGCCGACGACCGGTACAGCTGGCTCGACGAGGACGCCGCGGAGCGTTTGCTGCGTGGCGAACGGGTCGATGCCGGACGCGGCCGCGGCGCGCAAGAACTCGACGACCTGCTCGACGCGGCCGCGATGGCGGCCACCGCTCCTTCCCCGGACACCGTGCTCCCCGGTGAGGAAGCCGCTGTCGCCGCTTTCCGGCAGGCTTCCGCGGCAAGGTCTACGCGCGACACGGCCGCGGCCGACGGCGCGGCGGGCGCCGCCGAGGACGGGATACCCGTGGTGCGGTCCGTGCCCGGCGGCACGTCCCGCACCGAACGCTCCCGCTTCGGCCGTCCCTTCCGGCGCGGCCTCGCCGTCGCCCTCGCAGGCTGCGCCCTCGGCGGCGCAGCGGTGGCCGCCGGCACCGGCGTCCTCCCCACCCCCTTCCACGGCGGCCCGCCCGTACCGTCCCCCAGCGCCTCGGTCGCCGCGACCCCCAGGCCGCTGGAGAGCCGGGCCCCCGACGCCGAGGCCTCGGACGGCGGCACACGGTCACCGGACGCGGAACCGGACCCCGCCGACCCCGCCTCGCCCACGGCCTCCGGCGGCCCGGACGGCTCGACGGAGCCCGGCCGCGAGGACACCGACGACGCGGCGCGCATCCCGGTACCGGACGTCACCTCCGGGCAGGGCGGCCTGGGCGGCGGTGACACGGGCAAGCGGGCGGCCGTACTCGCCCTCTGCCGCGACTACGAAGCGGGTCGCACCCCGCCCGAGGACCGGGACCGGGTACGCCGCCTGGAGCGCGCCGCCGGCGGTGCCGAGAAGCTGCACGCCTCCTGCAAGCGGTACCTCCAGCAGAACGGCCTGACCGGCGGGCTCGGCGGCTCCGGCCCCACGGCCGACGGCTCCGGCGGCTCCACGGGTTCCTCCGGCTCCACCGGCTCCACCGGTGACGGCGCGCCGGGCGACGGGAGCGGCGGCACCGGCCAGGACGAGGGCGGCACCTCGGGCGGCCAGGGCGGCAGCGACGACGACGAGAGCCACCCAGGCTACGCGCCGAGCCTCTCGCCGACCCCGACGGCGCCCCCCACGAGCAGCACGCCGACCCCCTCCGCCACACCGTCCCCGACCGGCTGACACCCCTCCTGACCATCCGGTGTGACGTTTTTCGAGCCCGTGACGCTGTACCTACTGAAGCCGACTGGTCATCGGCTGCGCGGGCGCCGGGGTTCCCCCCGTACCTACGGCACCGCGCATCGGCGCGAGCGGGGCACGTTCCCCCGGCCCCGCTCGCGCCTCTTTTTGCGGCTGAACCGCCGCCGCTCTCGCGGACGGGGTTGCGCGCCGTGGGGGTGCTCAATTGATGGTTGCTGTGTCGGGGCTTTTTCGGGGCGATCGTTACTTGTATATGACGACCTTTGTGCCTGGGCTGACCTGCTGGAACAGTTCGGCGATCTTTTTCTTGTCGCGGACGTTGACGCAGCCGTGGGAGGCGCCGGAGTAGCCGCGGGCCGCGAAGTCGCTGCTGTAGTGGATCGCCTGGCCGCCGCTGAAGAACATCGCGTACGGCATCGGCGTGTCGTAGAGCGTCGAGACGTGGTGCCGGCTCTTGAACGTGATGCCGAAGGTGCCCTCGCGGGTGGGGGTGTACTGCGACCCGAAGCGCACGTCCATCGCCGACACGACCTTGCCGTCAACCATCCAAGCCAGCGTGTCACTCTTCTTGCTGATGCAGATCACCCGGCCGTTCAGGCAGCGCTTGTCGGGCGCCGAGACCGGCCGGGTGGTGGGCGGGTACAGCTCGCTCCGGGCCGGGTCCTGCGTCCGTACGCGCAGGGCGCTCAGCGTCGCCTCGTCCACGGTCCCGGTGGGCGGCAGGCCCTGGGTGCGCTGGAAGGCCGTGACCGACGCGGCGGTGACCGAGCCGTAGTAGCCCGTGGGATTCCGGTCGAAGTGCTTCAACTGGCGCAGGCGCGCCTGCAGTTCCCGTACCTGCTCGCTGCGGGCTCCGGGCGCCAGGACCGGCTTCGGCGCGGCGCGCGTCGGCTCCGGCGGGGTCGCGGGCGCCCCGGAGGAGGGCGGCGCGGCCGGTGTCGTCGGCGGTGCCGTGCGCGGGGCCGGCGCCGTCTGCCCGCCCTTGCCGTCGTCGACTCTGACCTGCATCTCCTTGCAGCCGGCTGTCGCCGTCAGCGCGGCGGTCAGTGCCAGCGTGCCGGTCAGCGTGCGGAACGCTCTGCTGCGATGCATGTCCCACCCCTGTGGTCTCACCCGCCCCACCTCATCGTTCCCGGCACTGCGGCCCGCCGAACCTGCGGGCATGCTGTGAGCAAGGTCCCAGGCTGCGCCCCTCCACGGGGCGCACGGC includes these proteins:
- a CDS encoding L,D-transpeptidase family protein, coding for MHRSRAFRTLTGTLALTAALTATAGCKEMQVRVDDGKGGQTAPAPRTAPPTTPAAPPSSGAPATPPEPTRAAPKPVLAPGARSEQVRELQARLRQLKHFDRNPTGYYGSVTAASVTAFQRTQGLPPTGTVDEATLSALRVRTQDPARSELYPPTTRPVSAPDKRCLNGRVICISKKSDTLAWMVDGKVVSAMDVRFGSQYTPTREGTFGITFKSRHHVSTLYDTPMPYAMFFSGGQAIHYSSDFAARGYSGASHGCVNVRDKKKIAELFQQVSPGTKVVIYK